A DNA window from Kitasatospora atroaurantiaca contains the following coding sequences:
- a CDS encoding DUF2809 domain-containing protein encodes MRIRVLILVVTVILAGLGVMALIEGEPADVFRDALYTTVWYLLVLVAAPRARPARVAGIALGLSFAVEFFQLTGFPEAHPSARILLGSTFSAPDLLWYTLGAAACLVAHHRTRTRG; translated from the coding sequence ATGCGCATCCGTGTCCTGATACTTGTCGTCACCGTAATCCTCGCCGGGCTCGGTGTTATGGCCCTCATCGAGGGTGAGCCGGCCGATGTCTTCAGGGATGCGCTCTACACCACGGTCTGGTACCTGCTGGTCCTGGTCGCCGCCCCGAGGGCCAGGCCCGCCAGGGTGGCCGGGATCGCACTCGGGCTCAGCTTCGCCGTGGAGTTCTTCCAGCTCACCGGGTTCCCCGAGGCGCACCCCTCGGCCCGCATCCTGCTCGGCTCCACCTTCAGCGCCCCCGACCTGCTCTGGTACACCCTCGGAGCTGCAGCCTGCCTCGTGGCACACCACCGGACCAGGACCAGAGGGTGA
- a CDS encoding VOC family protein: MTARIDLTLDCRNAQLVAEFWKTALGYIDEPPPAPFKTREEWLAQFDLPEDDSEDDAAWLCDPDGIGPRLSILTVPEPKTAKNRLHIDIRVPGHGSPDERWERIRAESKRLVRAGGTVLEEFGGHHIVMADPEGNEFCVAAAA; the protein is encoded by the coding sequence ATGACAGCCAGAATCGATCTGACCCTCGACTGTAGGAACGCCCAGCTCGTCGCCGAGTTCTGGAAAACGGCGCTGGGGTACATCGACGAGCCACCGCCCGCCCCCTTCAAGACCAGGGAGGAGTGGCTCGCGCAGTTCGACCTGCCGGAGGACGACTCCGAGGACGACGCGGCGTGGCTCTGCGATCCGGACGGCATCGGCCCCCGGCTCTCCATCCTCACGGTCCCGGAGCCGAAGACGGCGAAGAACCGGCTTCACATCGACATCCGAGTGCCCGGGCACGGCAGTCCGGACGAGCGGTGGGAGCGGATCAGAGCGGAGTCAAAGCGGCTGGTGAGAGCGGGCGGGACCGTCCTGGAGGAGTTCGGCGGGCACCACATCGTGATGGCCGACCCGGAGGGCAACGAGTTCTGCGTCGCCGCAGCCGCCTGA
- a CDS encoding oxidoreductase: MSRKVALVTGASSGIGEATALRLHELGYTVHAAARRVERMAHLAERGIRPLAMDVTDEASVQAGVEQVLAESGRIDVLVNNAGYGSYGALEDVPLEEARYQFEVNVFGAARLTQLVLPQMRERRSGHIVNVSSMGGKIYEPLGGWYHATKFALEGLSDSLRLELKPFGIDVVIVEPGAIRTEWGGIAADNLRKVSGETAYAEQAAAGAAVLSSVEANPRLGSAPSVVADAIAKAVTARRPRTRYAIGMGAKPAILLRRILPDRAFDALVTTAFRATARRTPGR; encoded by the coding sequence ATGTCACGCAAGGTTGCGCTGGTCACCGGCGCCTCGTCCGGAATCGGCGAGGCCACCGCACTCAGGCTCCACGAGCTGGGCTACACCGTCCACGCCGCCGCACGCCGCGTCGAACGCATGGCCCACCTCGCCGAACGCGGCATCCGCCCGCTCGCGATGGACGTCACCGACGAGGCCTCGGTGCAGGCCGGTGTCGAGCAGGTGCTCGCCGAGTCGGGCCGCATCGACGTGCTGGTGAACAACGCCGGGTACGGGTCCTACGGCGCCCTGGAGGACGTCCCGCTGGAGGAGGCCCGCTACCAGTTCGAGGTGAACGTGTTCGGCGCCGCGCGGCTGACCCAGCTGGTCCTGCCGCAGATGCGCGAACGTCGCAGCGGACACATCGTCAACGTCTCCTCCATGGGCGGCAAGATCTACGAGCCGCTGGGCGGCTGGTACCACGCCACCAAGTTCGCCCTGGAAGGTCTCAGCGACTCCCTGCGGCTGGAGCTCAAGCCGTTCGGCATCGACGTGGTGATCGTCGAACCGGGCGCCATCAGGACCGAGTGGGGCGGGATCGCCGCCGACAACCTGCGCAAGGTGTCGGGCGAGACGGCGTACGCCGAGCAGGCCGCGGCCGGGGCAGCGGTCCTGAGCTCCGTCGAGGCCAATCCCCGCCTGGGCTCCGCCCCTTCGGTCGTCGCCGATGCGATCGCCAAGGCCGTCACCGCGCGCCGCCCCAGGACGCGCTACGCCATCGGCATGGGTGCCAAGCCCGCGATCCTCCTGCGGCGCATCCTCCCCGACCGGGCCTTCGACGCTCTCGTGACCACCGCCTTCCGCGCCACCGCGCGGCGAACGCCGGGCCGGTAA
- a CDS encoding TetR/AcrR family transcriptional regulator has product MTQPRPLRADAIRNRRRIMEAAREQITLHGPDVPMDAIAAAAGVAVGTLYRHFPTKTDLVAAVVTEHGERMVADTEAAAVRAAESGGAMAEITSLIGTVIEASAHDHAVKAAAHALGAADHADLEERARAALADLIVAAKADGDLHPDVTVDDFFLLLATAPTDQPAEVRARWLTLLLPGLTTRGRTAG; this is encoded by the coding sequence ATGACCCAGCCCCGGCCCCTTCGCGCCGACGCGATCCGCAACCGCCGGCGGATCATGGAGGCGGCCCGCGAACAGATCACGCTGCACGGCCCCGACGTCCCGATGGACGCGATCGCCGCCGCTGCGGGCGTGGCCGTGGGGACGCTCTACCGGCACTTCCCGACCAAGACCGACCTGGTCGCCGCCGTGGTCACCGAACACGGCGAGCGGATGGTGGCCGACACCGAGGCCGCAGCCGTCCGCGCGGCCGAGAGCGGGGGTGCGATGGCGGAGATCACCTCCCTGATCGGCACCGTGATCGAGGCCTCGGCGCACGACCACGCCGTCAAGGCCGCCGCCCACGCCCTCGGCGCTGCCGACCACGCGGACCTGGAGGAACGGGCCCGGGCGGCCCTGGCCGACCTGATCGTGGCCGCGAAGGCGGACGGAGATCTCCATCCGGACGTCACGGTCGACGACTTCTTCCTGCTCCTCGCCACCGCTCCCACCGACCAGCCGGCGGAGGTGCGTGCCCGCTGGCTGACCCTCCTCCTGCCGGGGCTCACGACCCGCGGGCGTACGGCCGGCTGA
- a CDS encoding nuclear transport factor 2 family protein — protein sequence MNAFTAGRFSELAELYAEDAVVETVFEPVGPRRFEGRAALKERFAVVSVHSPVELTSTNVVIRETDDPEVIVAEWNYQVHHRVTGRNFEVANIQVLRVRDGLIVSSRDFHDHLALIVAGGDLPQLVAALDGR from the coding sequence GTGAACGCGTTCACCGCGGGGCGGTTCTCGGAGCTGGCCGAGCTCTACGCCGAGGACGCCGTGGTGGAGACCGTCTTCGAGCCGGTCGGGCCGCGCCGGTTCGAGGGGCGGGCCGCGCTCAAGGAGCGGTTCGCGGTGGTCTCCGTGCATTCGCCCGTGGAGCTGACCTCGACGAATGTGGTGATCCGGGAGACCGACGACCCGGAGGTGATCGTCGCCGAATGGAACTACCAGGTGCACCACCGGGTGACCGGGCGGAACTTCGAGGTCGCCAACATCCAGGTGCTGCGGGTCCGCGACGGCCTGATCGTCAGCAGCAGGGATTTCCACGATCACCTGGCCCTCATCGTGGCCGGCGGCGACCTGCCGCAGCTGGTGGCGGCGCTGGACGGCAGGTAG
- a CDS encoding type 1 glutamine amidotransferase domain-containing protein, with the protein MATVLMPIPAQDFDPSEVAVGWQVLTLAGHRVVFATPEGERATGDELMLTGQGLDPWGRVPGLRRVLGVGRILRANADARAAYTQMLRSEEFRNPVPWDKASLADSDGLYLPGGHRARGMRRYLESMTLQALVVEAFRRGMPVAAICHGVLLAARSTDPDTGRSVLHGRRTTALTWRQENQAWQLARRTRFWDPDYYRTYLEEPGRPKGYMSVQQEVTRNLARPEDFLEVEPGSPDAFRKTSGLRDTATDDRPAFVVEDGNYLSGRWPGDVHALARRFAERLA; encoded by the coding sequence ATGGCGACCGTACTGATGCCGATTCCGGCACAGGACTTCGACCCGTCCGAGGTGGCGGTCGGCTGGCAGGTACTCACGCTCGCCGGGCACCGCGTGGTCTTCGCAACCCCCGAGGGTGAACGCGCCACCGGCGACGAACTGATGCTCACCGGCCAGGGCCTTGATCCGTGGGGCCGCGTTCCCGGCCTGCGTCGGGTCCTGGGAGTCGGCCGCATCTTGCGGGCCAACGCCGATGCTCGCGCCGCATACACGCAGATGCTCCGCTCCGAGGAATTCCGCAACCCGGTCCCCTGGGACAAGGCCTCCCTCGCCGACAGCGACGGCCTCTACCTGCCCGGCGGCCACCGCGCGCGGGGGATGCGCCGCTACCTGGAGAGCATGACCCTCCAGGCCCTGGTCGTCGAGGCCTTCCGGCGGGGCATGCCGGTCGCGGCGATCTGCCACGGTGTCCTGCTCGCCGCCCGCAGCACCGACCCGGACACCGGCCGGTCGGTCCTGCACGGCCGCCGCACGACGGCCCTGACCTGGCGTCAGGAGAACCAGGCCTGGCAGCTCGCCCGCCGCACCCGCTTCTGGGATCCGGACTACTACCGGACCTATCTGGAGGAGCCGGGCCGGCCGAAGGGGTACATGTCCGTCCAGCAGGAGGTCACCCGCAACCTGGCCCGCCCCGAGGATTTCCTGGAGGTCGAACCGGGTTCCCCCGACGCCTTCCGCAAGACTTCCGGCCTCCGCGACACGGCGACCGACGATCGCCCCGCCTTCGTCGTCGAGGACGGGAACTACCTCTCCGGCCGCTGGCCCGGCGACGTCCACGCCCTCGCCCGCCGCTTCGCCGAGAGGCTGGCCTAA
- a CDS encoding sigma-70 family RNA polymerase sigma factor — translation MDSAAIDRFEAGRGRLASLAYRLLGSAADAEDAVQDTFLRWQAADRERIEVPEAWLTKVVTNLCLDRLRSAQARHERAVGDWLPEPLLEGDPMLGPADTFEQRESVSLAVLTLMERLSPVERAAYVLREAFSYPHAEIAGILDITESASQQHVHRARRRVAAERRSGEPVDPTSARRIVEEFLAAATSGRTERLVALLTADATAVSDGAGLARRLLRYKTRERVASYVRAGFKPTPAKRRLAGGSPAFHIALVNGSPAVLAVVDDRVVGAVAFEVSDGKVASLRGIAAADRLARLNEAWRTHEPDAPAINAW, via the coding sequence ATGGACAGCGCAGCCATCGATCGGTTCGAGGCCGGCCGGGGCCGGCTGGCCTCGCTCGCGTACCGTCTGCTCGGCTCGGCCGCCGACGCCGAGGACGCCGTGCAGGACACGTTCCTGCGCTGGCAGGCCGCGGACCGGGAACGTATCGAGGTGCCGGAGGCGTGGCTGACCAAGGTCGTCACCAATCTCTGCCTCGACCGGCTCCGCTCGGCGCAGGCGCGCCATGAGCGCGCCGTCGGAGACTGGCTGCCCGAGCCACTCCTCGAGGGCGACCCGATGCTCGGCCCTGCCGACACCTTCGAGCAGCGCGAATCGGTGTCCTTGGCCGTGCTGACCCTCATGGAGCGCCTCTCGCCGGTCGAGCGGGCCGCTTACGTCCTGCGCGAGGCCTTCTCCTACCCCCACGCCGAGATCGCCGGGATCCTCGACATCACCGAGTCCGCGAGCCAGCAGCATGTCCACCGGGCCCGACGCCGGGTCGCCGCCGAGCGCCGCAGCGGCGAGCCGGTGGACCCAACGTCCGCGCGCCGCATCGTCGAGGAGTTCCTCGCCGCCGCCACGTCGGGGCGCACCGAACGGCTGGTGGCGCTGCTCACCGCCGACGCGACCGCAGTCTCGGACGGTGCCGGACTGGCCAGGCGGCTACTGCGGTACAAGACGCGCGAGCGCGTCGCCTCCTACGTGCGGGCCGGCTTCAAGCCCACTCCGGCGAAGCGGCGGCTGGCCGGCGGCTCCCCCGCGTTCCACATCGCGCTGGTCAACGGCTCCCCGGCCGTCCTCGCCGTGGTCGACGACCGGGTCGTGGGCGCCGTGGCGTTCGAAGTCAGCGACGGCAAGGTCGCATCCCTGCGCGGCATCGCCGCCGCGGACCGGCTCGCGCGCCTCAATGAGGCCTGGCGGACGCACGAACCCGACGCGCCGGCCATCAACGCATGGTGA
- a CDS encoding NAD(P)/FAD-dependent oxidoreductase codes for MKHRIVVLGAGYAGAFAAGNLARRLSPADTEITVVNAVPDFVERMRLHQLAIGQDLAFRKLADVFAGTGVRLRLARVTGVDPERRTVAVTGEDGEDDELTYDTLLYALGSSVAHHGVPGVAEYAFDVTGRSSAVRLRERLAGLGEGGTVLVVGEGLTGIETATEFAESRPDLSVTLAARGELGAWLSPKARRHLRQAFDRLNITVHEHTGIEAVEPARAIAADGTSIPADVTVWSGGFAVHPIAAASGLEVAETGQIVVDRTMRSVSHPDVYAAGDCAYAIGENGRPLPMSCASAGYTNMQATAAIIARLTGSEVPTTGLKYHGNHISLGRRDAIFQMVDGDVRSKSWYLGGRTAAWLKSGVLKGAWWSIAHPTFGMPKRKRRLATAPDRAGVRVAA; via the coding sequence ATGAAGCACCGCATCGTCGTACTCGGCGCTGGATACGCCGGGGCCTTCGCCGCCGGAAACCTGGCCCGCCGGCTCTCCCCCGCCGACACCGAGATCACCGTCGTCAACGCCGTGCCCGACTTCGTTGAGCGGATGCGGCTCCACCAGCTCGCGATCGGCCAGGACCTCGCGTTCCGCAAGCTCGCCGACGTATTCGCGGGCACCGGGGTGCGGCTGCGCCTGGCGCGCGTCACCGGCGTCGACCCCGAGCGCAGGACCGTCGCCGTGACCGGCGAGGACGGCGAGGACGACGAACTCACGTACGACACGCTTCTCTACGCGCTCGGCAGCTCCGTGGCCCACCATGGCGTCCCCGGTGTGGCCGAGTACGCCTTCGATGTGACCGGCCGGTCCTCGGCGGTGCGTCTGCGCGAGCGCCTGGCCGGCCTGGGTGAGGGCGGCACCGTGCTGGTCGTGGGTGAGGGGCTGACCGGCATCGAGACCGCCACCGAGTTCGCCGAGTCCCGGCCCGACCTCTCGGTCACGCTCGCCGCCCGCGGCGAGCTGGGCGCCTGGCTCTCCCCGAAGGCCCGCCGTCACCTGCGCCAGGCCTTCGACCGGCTCAACATCACCGTTCACGAGCACACCGGTATCGAAGCCGTCGAGCCGGCACGGGCGATCGCGGCCGACGGTACCTCCATCCCGGCAGACGTGACCGTGTGGTCGGGCGGGTTCGCCGTGCACCCCATCGCGGCCGCCAGCGGCCTGGAGGTCGCCGAGACCGGCCAGATCGTCGTCGACCGCACCATGCGCTCGGTCTCGCACCCGGACGTCTACGCCGCCGGCGACTGCGCCTACGCGATCGGCGAGAACGGCCGGCCGCTGCCGATGTCCTGCGCCTCGGCCGGCTACACCAACATGCAGGCGACCGCCGCGATCATCGCGCGCCTGACGGGCAGCGAGGTCCCGACCACCGGGCTCAAGTACCACGGCAACCACATCAGCCTCGGGCGGCGGGACGCGATCTTCCAGATGGTGGACGGGGACGTCCGGTCGAAATCCTGGTACCTGGGCGGCCGGACCGCCGCGTGGCTCAAGTCGGGCGTGCTCAAGGGGGCCTGGTGGAGCATCGCCCACCCGACCTTCGGCATGCCGAAGCGCAAGCGCCGCCTGGCCACCGCGCCCGACCGGGCCGGTGTGAGGGTCGCCGCATAG
- a CDS encoding SDR family NAD(P)-dependent oxidoreductase: MVLENKVAVIHGAGGRIGRAVARTFAQEGARVFQAGRTKATLDEVADGIRSAGGFAETAGVDALDEQAVDTYVDTRRPTADEARRRRPGVGPGECDWSRWLSPGRDVCHRPLSGTRSRLSRDTLVGTWSRLLEPMSMAVR; this comes from the coding sequence ATGGTGCTGGAGAACAAGGTCGCCGTGATCCACGGAGCGGGCGGCCGGATCGGCCGCGCGGTGGCCCGCACCTTCGCCCAGGAGGGGGCCAGGGTCTTCCAGGCCGGTCGCACCAAGGCCACGCTCGACGAGGTCGCCGACGGGATCCGCTCCGCCGGCGGCTTCGCCGAGACCGCCGGCGTCGACGCACTCGACGAGCAGGCCGTCGACACCTACGTCGACACTCGCAGGCCCACTGCCGACGAAGCCCGTCGACGGCGTCCAGGGGTCGGCCCCGGCGAGTGTGACTGGTCGAGGTGGTTGTCACCTGGTCGCGACGTCTGTCACCGCCCCCTTTCCGGAACCCGCTCCCGGTTGAGCCGTGACACGTTAGTTGGAACTTGGTCACGGTTGTTGGAACCGATGTCAATGGCGGTTCGGTAG
- a CDS encoding LysR family transcriptional regulator — MQFQQLRYFAAVAETRHFTRAAERMHVAQPSLSQQIRSLERELGAELFHRTRGGIALTDAGEALLPLVRRILADTENARLAVQETVQLRRGRVRLGAPPSLCVSLVPDVLRAYRARYPGVELQVREDGSRDLVRTLADGELDLALIITPRSGELPALDVTELLHEDLVLVSAGRAKRRRARIEDLREQPLVMFREGYDLRETTLAACRAAGFEPSFAVEGGEMDAVLGFVRAGLGPAVLPGMVAARSGLTVTPFAGPGLARTIAVAHGRDVPLTRAAGALRDTVLTHLADADRAGALPPGTRLIPAG; from the coding sequence GTGCAGTTCCAGCAGCTCCGCTACTTCGCGGCCGTCGCGGAGACCCGGCACTTCACCCGGGCCGCCGAACGGATGCATGTCGCCCAGCCCTCGCTCTCCCAGCAGATCCGCAGCCTGGAACGGGAGTTGGGGGCCGAGCTGTTCCACCGGACGCGCGGCGGCATCGCCCTGACCGACGCCGGCGAGGCCCTGCTCCCGCTGGTCCGGCGCATCCTCGCGGACACCGAGAACGCCCGGCTGGCCGTACAGGAGACCGTGCAGCTGCGACGCGGCCGGGTGCGGCTCGGCGCACCGCCGAGCCTGTGCGTCAGCCTGGTTCCCGACGTCCTGCGGGCCTACCGGGCGCGATACCCAGGCGTTGAGCTGCAGGTACGCGAGGACGGCTCGCGGGACCTGGTCCGCACGCTGGCGGACGGCGAGCTCGACCTCGCGCTGATCATCACTCCCCGGTCGGGCGAGCTGCCCGCCCTGGACGTGACCGAGCTGCTGCACGAGGACCTGGTCCTGGTGTCCGCCGGGCGGGCGAAGCGGCGGCGGGCCAGGATCGAGGACCTGCGCGAGCAGCCGTTGGTGATGTTCCGCGAGGGGTACGACCTCCGCGAGACCACCCTCGCCGCCTGCCGGGCGGCCGGGTTCGAGCCGTCCTTCGCGGTCGAGGGCGGCGAGATGGACGCGGTACTCGGCTTCGTCCGGGCCGGCCTGGGACCGGCAGTACTGCCGGGCATGGTCGCGGCCCGCTCCGGCCTGACCGTCACCCCGTTCGCCGGGCCCGGCCTGGCGCGGACCATCGCCGTGGCGCACGGCCGCGACGTCCCACTGACCCGGGCGGCGGGTGCGCTGCGGGACACCGTCCTGACTCACCTCGCCGATGCCGACCGGGCGGGTGCACTCCCACCCGGTACCCGGCTGATCCCCGCCGGCTGA
- a CDS encoding succinate dehydrogenase cytochrome b subunit: MALATRPGRRPSTLSALWGSTVGKKAAMAVSGVVMLLYLVFHMLGNLKVFFGPGDINGYAAWLRTIGEPFLRFGWFLWIARAALLAAVLVHGVAAYQLSRRDLAARPQKYAHRRQRASYATRTMRWGGVILALFIVWHILDLTTLTVNPRGEEGHPYQNIVASFSTWYGGGIYILAMLALGLHVRHGFWSAAQTLGVNNPRRDRALKVSADVLALLLTAGFLSVPVAVLTGVVR, from the coding sequence ATGGCACTCGCGACTCGGCCGGGCAGACGGCCCTCCACCCTCTCGGCCCTCTGGGGTTCGACGGTCGGCAAGAAGGCGGCCATGGCGGTCAGCGGCGTGGTCATGCTGCTCTACCTGGTCTTCCACATGCTCGGCAATCTCAAGGTCTTCTTCGGCCCGGGCGACATCAACGGCTATGCCGCCTGGCTCCGCACCATCGGCGAGCCGTTCCTCCGCTTCGGCTGGTTCCTCTGGATCGCCAGGGCCGCCCTGCTCGCCGCGGTGCTGGTGCACGGCGTCGCCGCGTACCAGCTGAGCCGCCGCGACCTGGCCGCCCGGCCGCAGAAGTACGCGCACCGCCGGCAGCGGGCGAGCTACGCGACCCGGACGATGCGCTGGGGCGGGGTGATCCTGGCGCTATTCATCGTCTGGCACATCCTGGACCTCACCACCCTGACCGTGAACCCGCGCGGCGAGGAGGGGCACCCGTACCAGAACATCGTCGCCTCCTTCTCGACCTGGTACGGCGGTGGCATCTACATCCTCGCGATGCTCGCCCTCGGGCTGCACGTCCGGCACGGGTTCTGGAGTGCCGCGCAGACCCTCGGTGTCAACAACCCCCGCCGGGACAGGGCGTTGAAGGTGAGCGCCGACGTGCTCGCCCTCCTCCTGACCGCCGGATTCCTCTCCGTCCCCGTAGCCGTGCTGACCGGAGTCGTGCGATGA
- a CDS encoding fumarate reductase/succinate dehydrogenase flavoprotein subunit yields MTPRTPIPRTPTPRSPYLDFTVGEPVADTAVPAGPIEQRWDQRRFEAKLVNPANRRKHTVIVVGTGLAGGSAGATLAEQGYRVVQFCFQDSPRRAHSIAAQGGINAAKNYRNDGDSVRRLFYDTVKGGDFRARESNVHRLAQVSVEIIDQCVAQGVPFAREYGGLLDTRSFGGVQVSRTFYARGQTGQQLLLGAYQALSRQIAAGGVEMHPRTEMLDLIVIDGRARGIVARDLVTGRISTHLADAVVLATGGYGNVFHLSTNAKNSNATAIWRAHRRGAYFANPCFTQIHPTCIPRSGDHQSKLTLMSESLRNDGRIWVPLAKGDTRPPTEIPESERDYYLERIYPSFGNLVPRDIASRAAKNVCDEGRGVGPGGQGVYLDFADAIARLGRAEVEAKYGNLFEMYERITAEDPYRVPMRIYPAIHYTMGGLWVDYDLRTTLPGLFAIGEANFSDHGANRLGASALMQGLADGYFVLPATLNDYLARIPAAPVSAGQPEVEAVTAEVTDRLERLLAVDGDRTPESFHRELGELLWDECGMSRSDAGLRKALERIPGLREEFWQRIKVPGSGYELNQSLEKANRLVDYLELAELMCLDALHRTESCGGHFREESRTADGEAARKDEEFSYAAAWEFTGTGAPPVLHKEQLAFEYVHPTQRSYA; encoded by the coding sequence ATGACCCCCAGAACCCCGATCCCAAGAACCCCGACCCCCAGGTCCCCCTACCTCGACTTCACCGTCGGCGAGCCCGTCGCCGACACGGCAGTGCCCGCCGGCCCGATCGAACAGCGCTGGGACCAGCGGCGGTTCGAGGCCAAGCTGGTCAACCCGGCCAACCGGCGCAAGCACACCGTGATCGTGGTCGGCACCGGCCTTGCGGGCGGTTCGGCCGGCGCCACGCTGGCCGAACAGGGTTACCGGGTCGTGCAGTTCTGCTTCCAGGACTCCCCGCGCCGCGCTCACTCGATCGCCGCCCAGGGCGGCATCAACGCGGCCAAGAACTATCGCAACGACGGCGACTCCGTCCGCCGGCTGTTCTACGACACCGTCAAGGGCGGCGACTTCCGGGCGCGCGAGTCCAACGTCCACCGGCTCGCCCAGGTCTCGGTGGAGATCATCGACCAGTGCGTCGCACAGGGCGTGCCGTTCGCCCGCGAGTACGGCGGGTTGCTGGACACCCGGTCCTTCGGCGGGGTCCAGGTCTCGCGCACCTTCTACGCCCGTGGGCAGACGGGCCAGCAACTGCTGCTCGGCGCGTACCAGGCACTGTCGCGCCAGATCGCGGCGGGCGGCGTGGAGATGCACCCCCGGACCGAGATGCTCGACCTCATCGTGATCGACGGACGCGCGCGGGGGATCGTCGCCCGGGACCTCGTCACCGGGCGCATCTCCACCCACCTCGCGGATGCGGTGGTGCTGGCCACCGGCGGCTACGGCAACGTCTTCCACCTCTCGACCAACGCCAAGAACTCCAACGCGACGGCGATCTGGCGCGCGCACCGCCGGGGCGCGTACTTCGCCAACCCGTGCTTCACCCAGATCCACCCGACCTGCATCCCGCGCTCCGGCGACCACCAGTCCAAGCTCACGCTGATGAGCGAGTCGCTGCGCAACGACGGCCGGATCTGGGTGCCGCTGGCCAAGGGCGACACCCGCCCGCCCACCGAGATCCCCGAGAGCGAGCGCGACTACTACCTGGAACGGATCTACCCGTCCTTCGGCAACCTCGTCCCGCGCGACATCGCCTCGCGCGCGGCGAAGAACGTCTGCGACGAGGGACGCGGAGTCGGCCCCGGCGGCCAGGGCGTCTACCTCGACTTCGCCGACGCCATCGCGCGGTTGGGGCGCGCGGAGGTCGAGGCGAAGTACGGCAACCTCTTCGAGATGTACGAGCGGATCACCGCCGAGGACCCGTACCGCGTGCCGATGCGGATCTACCCGGCGATCCACTACACGATGGGCGGTCTCTGGGTCGACTACGACCTCCGGACCACCCTCCCGGGCCTGTTCGCGATCGGCGAGGCCAACTTCTCGGACCACGGCGCCAACCGGCTAGGCGCGAGCGCGCTGATGCAGGGCCTGGCCGACGGGTACTTCGTCCTCCCGGCCACGCTCAACGACTACCTCGCCCGAATCCCGGCCGCACCCGTGTCCGCCGGACAGCCAGAAGTCGAGGCTGTCACAGCCGAAGTGACGGACCGTCTTGAGCGACTGCTCGCCGTGGACGGCGACCGCACCCCGGAGTCCTTCCACCGCGAGCTCGGTGAACTGCTCTGGGACGAGTGCGGGATGTCCCGCTCCGATGCGGGGCTGCGCAAGGCGCTGGAGCGGATTCCCGGCCTGCGTGAGGAGTTCTGGCAGCGGATCAAGGTGCCCGGCAGCGGCTACGAGCTCAACCAGTCCTTGGAGAAGGCGAACCGGCTGGTCGACTACCTGGAGCTGGCCGAGCTGATGTGCCTCGACGCGCTCCATCGCACCGAGTCCTGCGGCGGCCACTTCCGCGAGGAGAGCCGCACCGCGGACGGCGAGGCGGCCCGCAAGGACGAGGAGTTCTCCTACGCCGCAGCCTGGGAGTTCACCGGCACGGGCGCGCCTCCCGTGCTCCACAAGGAGCAGCTGGCCTTCGAGTACGTCCACCCCACCCAGCGGAGCTACGCATGA
- a CDS encoding succinate dehydrogenase/fumarate reductase iron-sulfur subunit, with protein sequence MNLTLRIWRQAGPDTPGALTTYRVDGISPDMSFLEMLDTLNEELILRGEQPVAFDHDCREGICGACGMVINGQAHGPERTTTCQLHMRHFEDGDTIDVEPWRAGAFPVVKDLVVDRSALDRIIGSGGYITAPTGSAPEAHATPVPKEVADLAFEHAECIGCGACVAACPNGSAMLFTAAKVVHLNLLPQGAPERGSRVRSMVAAMDAEGFGGCTNTGECATACPKGIPLTGIATLNREFLRGARQR encoded by the coding sequence ATGAACCTCACCCTGCGGATCTGGCGCCAGGCCGGACCGGACACCCCTGGTGCCCTGACCACCTACCGGGTCGACGGGATCAGCCCCGACATGTCCTTCCTGGAGATGCTGGACACCCTCAACGAGGAGCTGATCCTGCGCGGCGAGCAGCCGGTCGCCTTCGACCACGACTGCCGGGAGGGGATCTGCGGCGCCTGCGGGATGGTGATCAACGGCCAGGCGCACGGGCCGGAGCGGACAACCACCTGCCAGCTCCACATGCGGCACTTCGAGGACGGCGACACCATCGACGTGGAGCCCTGGCGGGCGGGCGCGTTCCCGGTGGTCAAGGACCTGGTGGTGGACCGCTCCGCCCTCGACCGGATCATCGGCTCCGGCGGCTACATCACGGCGCCCACCGGCAGCGCCCCCGAGGCGCATGCCACTCCGGTGCCGAAGGAGGTGGCGGACCTCGCCTTCGAGCACGCCGAGTGCATCGGGTGCGGCGCCTGCGTGGCGGCCTGCCCGAACGGCTCGGCGATGCTGTTCACCGCGGCCAAGGTGGTGCACCTCAACCTCCTTCCGCAGGGCGCCCCGGAGCGCGGCAGCCGGGTGCGCTCGATGGTGGCGGCGATGGACGCCGAGGGATTCGGCGGCTGCACCAACACGGGGGAGTGCGCCACCGCCTGCCCCAAGGGCATCCCGCTCACCGGTATCGCCACCCTCAACCGCGAGTTCCTGCGCGGTGCTCGGCAGCGGTAG